From the genome of Gemmatimonadota bacterium:
GGCGGTGGGGGATGCCGGGCTCGACCGCGAGGTAGAGCAGCAGGGCGAAGTGCTTCCGGGTCCGGAATCGGATCGGGTCGCCGTCCGGGCCATACAGGACCGGGGGGCCGAGGCAGCTGAGTCGGAACGGGGCCATCCGGCAGGGCACTCCGCGTGAGGGGACGCTCCGATGATAGTCCCACCGAATCAACCAATCGTCAAATCGAGCGAGGCGGGAAGCGGTGCCCGCATGCAGTGGGAGGGTCCCCCTTCATTTGAACCCACGCGGGAGGTTGAGGGCTTTGGCCCCCTCGCTGGCGGTCTGAATGAAGGTCCGGATCCTCTTGAGAATCCTCGGTCAAGACGGATGGCGACTTGTCAGAATCCGGGGCAGCCATCGACCATTCAGACATCCGACAAAGCCCGGGCTGGTGACCGTGGCGGGTCACGACAATGATGATATCGCCCCCGGAACTCTCAACAGCATTCTCAAACAGGCAGGACTGAAATGCACGACTCCTGATCGTAGTCGAGAAACGCCGACTGGCTATTCGGCCTATGCGCCCGACGTCCCGGGTTGCATTGCCACTGGCGCAACGCGCGAGGCGGTCGAAGCGGCGATGCGTGAGGCGATCGCCTTCCATATCGAGGGGCTGCACGAGGAGGGGCTCGAGACCCCGGTGCCGCACTCTTACGCCGTCATGGTCGAAGTCGCGGTCTGAGCGCCTTCGCGCACACGCTCACCGACTCGCCGTTCTCGCCCCAGGCCGTGCCGCCGGCTTCGGGGCCGGCCGCGGTGTCGGCGCCGGTGGCGGCGGTGGCGCATCCCACTTCGCCGACAGTGCCATCGTCCACAAATCGCTCTCGGCGCGCTCCAACGTAAAGAAGAGCCGACGCCCATCGGTCGCGAACTCGACGCGGTTCGAGATGCGATCGGGGTCGTCGAGCCGCAGCAGCAAGCGATCGCCGCTCCCGTCGCGTTGCACCTCACGGAACGACGACACCCCGACACTGTCGACGGCACGCTAGATCACGGAGCGGCCATCTCGGTGCCACTGAATGGTGGCCGGAAAGGGACGCTCCGCCGCCCCGGTTCCGCGCACCAGCGTGCGACTGGTGCCCCCGGCGGCTGGCATCACCAGGAGCGCGTTGCTGTCCTGCGGTGCCAGATACGCGATCTCCCGACCATCGGGTGACCACCTCCCGGACTGCCCTCCCGTGCGGGTCAGTTGCGTGGGCGGCCCCCATTGCCGGTCGCTGCCGCGCGTCGTCAGGAAGAGTTCATACCGATCGCCCACCCAGCGTGACACGAGCAGCGAAGCACCGTCCGGTGACCACGCCGGGTCGCGCGTGTCCACGCTGTCGAGCGTGACCGGATGACTCACGCCACCGGTTGCGGGCATGATGGAGATCTGGCGGACGCCGCGCCGGAAGACATGGTACGCCAGCTCGAGCCCATCAGGTGACCAGGTCGGCAGGAAGTCGTCGAAGGTCGTGCCGCCGAGCTTGCTTGCCTCGCCCCCCGACGCCGCCACCTGCCAGAGGTCCTGTGTGCCATCGCGATCCGAGTCGAACGCGAGGCGCTGGCCATCCGGCGAGAGGGCGATCCCCTCGATCAGCTGCGTCCCGCTCGTGACCGGCGTGGCGGCGCGCACCGAGATCGGGCCGCCGTCGATCGCGGCAGTCCAGATGTTGCTGCTCTGCCGGAAGAGGGAATAGGCGAGCGTCGCCCCGTCGCGACTCAGCGCCATGCTGTGCGCCCCGAGTCCGGTGGTGAGCCTCGCTGCGGGGGCCACCAACTGCCCCTTCGTGCTCATCTCCGCCATCCAGACATCGCGGCTGCCGTCCGCATCGGAGAGGAAGAGCAGGTGGCGCGCATCGGGCGCCCACACGGGCGAGACGGCCAGGTGATCGCGCGCGGTGATCGCGACCGGTGCACCGCTGTTCACGCGCACCGGCAGCACATAGATGGTGCTCGGCGCG
Proteins encoded in this window:
- a CDS encoding type II toxin-antitoxin system HicA family toxin, which codes for MKVRILLRILGQDGWRLVRIRGSHRPFRHPTKPGLVTVAGHDNDDIAPGTLNSILKQAGLKCTTPDRSRETPTGYSAYAPDVPGCIATGATREAVEAAMREAIAFHIEGLHEEGLETPVPHSYAVMVEVAV